The Hyphomonadaceae bacterium ML37 genome includes a region encoding these proteins:
- a CDS encoding GntR family transcriptional regulator produces MTVMLENASGAPRYMALAEALRARIAGGDPAIGELLPTEHALCETYGVSRHTVREALRLLAESGLIARRRGAGTVVVANQTHDHFTQRLGGVDDLMQYARDAKLQPRATRSGPLDGAVARAFGVAAGGEYFHVFGVRGRPGETPIALTDVYIRADIAPPVETIVEMGGSVTDWIARERGVPTARIEQSISAGALTEREAEPLNAEAGEAALRTRRRYYDKGGRIIALSDSVHPGERFTYDMVLLREAD; encoded by the coding sequence ATGACCGTTATGCTGGAAAATGCTTCAGGCGCGCCGCGCTACATGGCGCTGGCCGAAGCGCTGAGGGCGCGAATCGCGGGCGGCGACCCGGCCATCGGGGAGCTTCTGCCCACCGAGCACGCCTTGTGCGAGACCTATGGCGTGTCGCGCCATACCGTGCGCGAGGCGCTGCGCCTGCTGGCCGAATCCGGGCTGATCGCGCGCCGGCGCGGGGCGGGCACCGTGGTGGTGGCCAATCAGACCCATGATCACTTCACCCAGCGCCTGGGCGGGGTGGATGATCTGATGCAATACGCGCGTGACGCGAAGCTGCAGCCCCGGGCCACGCGCAGCGGTCCCTTGGACGGGGCGGTGGCGCGCGCCTTCGGCGTGGCGGCGGGGGGCGAGTATTTCCATGTGTTCGGCGTGCGCGGGCGCCCCGGCGAGACCCCGATCGCGCTCACCGATGTCTATATCCGCGCCGACATCGCCCCGCCGGTGGAGACCATCGTGGAGATGGGCGGCTCGGTCACTGACTGGATCGCGCGCGAGCGCGGCGTGCCCACCGCCCGCATCGAGCAATCCATCAGCGCCGGCGCCCTGACCGAGCGCGAAGCCGAACCGCTCAACGCCGAAGCCGGCGAGGCCGCCCTGCGCACCCGCCGGCGCTATTACGACAAGGGCGGACGCATCATCGCCCTGTCCGACAGCGTCCATCCGGGCGAACGCTTCACCTATGACATGGTGCTGCTGCGCGAGGCGGATTAG
- a CDS encoding IS3 family transposase (programmed frameshift): MRKSRYSEEQIIGMLREHDAGVSTKEVCRKYGISDATFYKYKAKFGGMSVSDAQRLKVLELENSRLKRLLADAMLDNAALKDIGSKKLLTPDVKRQAVHHMVTRHGLSERRACALAELDRSTFQYQKRSSDDDVLRTRLRDIAGERRRFGYRRLGILLEREGLYANHKKIYRLYREEGLAVRRRRGRKRAVGTRRPILLPVAANHRWSLDFVSDALSDGRRFRTLCVVDDFTREALAVVVDTSLSGMRVARELDRLIEKRGKPRMIVSDNGTELTSHALLRWQKESGVEWHYIAPGKPTQNAFVESFNGRFRDECLNEHLFSSLHEARGLIEAWRIDYNTQRPHTALGGLAPCVYAERTRHPRPGSLELRASSAHRALTNHINPERKANRLY; the protein is encoded by the exons ATGCGAAAGAGCCGTTATTCGGAAGAGCAGATTATCGGCATGCTGCGCGAGCACGACGCCGGTGTGAGCACGAAGGAGGTCTGCCGCAAGTACGGCATCTCCGACGCAACCTTTTACAAATACAAGGCCAAGTTCGGCGGGATGTCGGTGTCCGATGCCCAGCGTCTGAAGGTGCTGGAGCTGGAGAACAGCCGGCTGAAGCGGCTTCTGGCCGATGCCATGCTGGACAATGCAGCACTGAAGGACATCG GCAGCAAAAAACTTCTGACGCCCGACGTTAAGCGCCAGGCCGTGCACCACATGGTGACCCGGCACGGTCTGAGCGAACGTCGGGCCTGCGCCCTTGCAGAGCTGGACCGATCGACCTTCCAGTATCAGAAGCGCTCAAGCGACGATGACGTCTTGCGCACGCGCCTGCGAGATATCGCCGGCGAGCGTCGCCGGTTCGGCTATCGCCGGCTGGGCATACTGCTCGAGCGCGAGGGCCTTTATGCGAACCACAAGAAGATCTACCGGCTCTACCGAGAGGAAGGGCTGGCGGTCCGGCGGCGGCGTGGCCGCAAGCGGGCCGTGGGAACCCGGCGCCCGATCCTGTTGCCCGTGGCGGCGAACCATCGCTGGAGCCTGGACTTCGTCTCTGACGCGCTGTCAGACGGGCGGCGCTTCCGGACGCTATGCGTGGTCGACGACTTTACGCGGGAGGCCTTGGCCGTCGTGGTCGATACCTCGCTGTCTGGGATGCGCGTGGCCCGTGAGCTTGATCGTCTGATCGAGAAACGAGGAAAGCCGCGCATGATCGTTAGCGACAACGGCACCGAACTGACCAGTCACGCGCTTCTGCGCTGGCAGAAAGAGAGCGGCGTGGAATGGCACTATATCGCACCTGGAAAGCCTACCCAGAATGCCTTCGTGGAGAGCTTCAACGGTCGGTTCCGCGATGAGTGCCTGAACGAGCACCTGTTCTCGTCGCTACACGAAGCACGCGGCCTGATCGAGGCGTGGAGGATCGACTACAACACCCAGCGTCCGCACACCGCGCTTGGTGGGCTTGCGCCCTGTGTCTACGCCGAGCGAACCCGTCACCCCCGGCCCGGCTCGCTTGAGCTACGCGCAAGCTCCGCTCACCGGGCCTTGACCAACCACATCAACCCAGAAAGAAAGGCGAACAGACTCTACTAA
- a CDS encoding phenylacetate--CoA ligase family protein yields the protein MSAANADGHSSYFDAADWGAVQRQHPIGADFVHFAKTISRDELFARQNALFLKSVARAWQTPFYQKLWADAGVAPGDITGLEMIASLPSFDKSDIMESIARKPPFGDFDARDSHAGGPPNVVMHTTSGTTGIPQVLLFGAKSREVQNLLLARMYRFQGLKADDVVHSVYGHGMINGGHYVREAVIHWTSAIFMSAGTGVETRSARQVELMRDFGATVIVGFADYIKKLARVADEMGIDPVRDLNIRMISGHLGREDRDSLSKAWGGAECFDWYGVGDTGIIAGEGPDRAGLYVMEDAQYLEVADIETGKPVADGQQGDMICTCLYKDDVYPIIRFNTHDVTRFHTDKSPLGLAFRRIEGFLGRSDNMVKIRGINIFPQAVGPLLEEHAAFAGDFICKAVRDASGRDEFIVMAEARDPSPALRAEFADLLKRKLGIEVGVELAKPGELANLTQTEVRQKPIRLIDERF from the coding sequence ATGAGCGCAGCCAATGCCGACGGACACAGCAGCTATTTCGACGCCGCCGACTGGGGCGCGGTCCAGCGCCAGCACCCCATCGGCGCCGACTTCGTCCACTTCGCCAAGACGATCAGCCGCGATGAGCTGTTCGCGCGCCAGAACGCGCTGTTCCTGAAGTCAGTGGCGCGCGCCTGGCAGACGCCGTTTTACCAAAAGCTCTGGGCCGATGCGGGCGTGGCCCCTGGCGATATCACCGGCCTCGAGATGATCGCCAGCCTGCCCAGCTTCGACAAGTCCGATATCATGGAGTCGATCGCCCGCAAGCCGCCCTTCGGCGATTTCGACGCACGCGACAGCCATGCGGGCGGCCCGCCCAATGTGGTCATGCACACCACCTCGGGCACCACCGGCATACCGCAGGTGCTGCTGTTCGGCGCCAAATCGCGCGAGGTTCAGAACCTTCTGCTGGCGCGCATGTACCGGTTTCAGGGGCTGAAAGCCGACGACGTGGTCCACTCTGTCTATGGCCACGGCATGATCAATGGCGGCCATTATGTACGCGAGGCCGTGATCCACTGGACCAGCGCCATCTTCATGTCGGCGGGCACAGGGGTAGAGACCCGCTCGGCGCGCCAGGTGGAGCTGATGCGCGATTTTGGCGCCACGGTGATTGTGGGCTTCGCCGACTACATCAAGAAGCTCGCCCGCGTCGCAGACGAGATGGGCATCGACCCGGTGCGCGATCTCAATATCCGCATGATTTCCGGTCATCTGGGACGCGAGGACCGCGACTCCCTGTCCAAGGCCTGGGGCGGGGCCGAATGCTTTGACTGGTATGGCGTGGGCGATACCGGCATCATCGCGGGCGAAGGCCCCGACCGGGCCGGCCTGTATGTGATGGAAGACGCCCAGTATCTCGAGGTCGCCGATATCGAGACCGGCAAGCCCGTCGCCGACGGGCAGCAGGGCGATATGATCTGCACCTGCCTTTACAAGGATGATGTCTATCCGATCATCCGCTTCAACACCCATGACGTGACGCGTTTCCACACTGACAAGAGCCCGCTGGGCCTGGCCTTCCGGCGCATCGAAGGGTTCCTCGGCCGGTCCGACAACATGGTGAAAATCCGCGGCATCAACATCTTCCCGCAAGCCGTGGGGCCGCTGCTGGAAGAGCATGCCGCCTTCGCCGGCGACTTCATCTGCAAGGCGGTGCGCGACGCATCCGGGCGCGACGAGTTCATCGTCATGGCCGAGGCGCGCGACCCCAGCCCGGCGCTGCGCGCCGAGTTCGCCGACCTCCTCAAGCGCAAGCTGGGCATCGAGGTTGGCGTGGAGCTTGCCAAACCGGGCGAATTGGCGAACCTCACCCAGACTGAAGTGCGCCAGAAACCCATCCGCCTCATAGACGAACGGTTTTGA
- a CDS encoding short-chain fatty acyl-CoA regulator family protein — MAEAQEKLFAGARLRRMRRDLGQSQAQFADSLSVSASYLNLLERNQRPVTARVLLALAEVYDIDVRAFAADSDRQLLADLKEAAADPVLKGADLDQRDLSDLADAHPRAAEAMARLYQAYRDTSAAAADLALRAEEGGAGSGRSALEEVRDALDGAQNHFPALEIAADALRAALPEAVSLEAALAARLMAAHGAAVRVYDDSVMAGALRRFDFHARKLLLSDLLTPSARAFHIAVTLAQLELGEVLDAEADRPAALGGDARALYRASLANYAAAAMLMPYDAFYRAAETARYDIDVLRRRFSVSFEQVCHRLTTLNRPGARGIAFFMIRVDPAGNVSKRFGGGVLAFARSGGGCARWRAYDAFRAPERIHVQGLELPDGSRFISIARAVTRALPSGGAALAAIALGCEAKEAGRIAYAPVDFTPVGLSCRLCERADCAERAFPPLQRPLRVDPHFHGAAPFAFAHD, encoded by the coding sequence ATGGCGGAAGCGCAGGAAAAGCTGTTTGCGGGCGCGCGCCTGCGCCGGATGCGCCGGGATCTGGGCCAGAGCCAGGCGCAGTTTGCTGACAGCCTGTCGGTGTCGGCCAGCTATCTCAATCTGCTCGAACGCAATCAGCGCCCGGTGACGGCGCGTGTCCTGCTGGCGCTGGCCGAAGTGTACGACATCGATGTGCGCGCATTTGCCGCCGATAGCGACCGGCAATTGCTCGCCGACCTGAAAGAAGCCGCGGCCGACCCGGTCCTGAAGGGCGCCGATCTTGATCAGCGTGATTTGAGCGATCTGGCGGACGCCCATCCGCGGGCCGCCGAGGCGATGGCGCGGCTGTACCAGGCCTATCGCGACACCAGCGCGGCTGCGGCAGACCTGGCGCTGCGCGCAGAGGAAGGCGGCGCCGGGTCCGGGCGGTCGGCGCTGGAAGAAGTGCGCGACGCGCTGGACGGTGCGCAGAACCATTTCCCGGCGCTGGAGATCGCCGCCGATGCGCTGCGGGCGGCGCTGCCGGAGGCTGTGTCGCTGGAGGCAGCGCTGGCGGCCCGGCTGATGGCCGCCCATGGCGCGGCGGTGCGGGTCTATGATGACAGCGTTATGGCTGGCGCGCTGCGCCGGTTCGACTTTCACGCCCGCAAGCTGCTGCTCAGCGATCTGCTGACCCCGTCGGCGCGCGCCTTCCATATCGCCGTGACGCTGGCCCAGCTGGAGCTGGGAGAGGTGCTGGACGCCGAAGCGGACCGCCCCGCGGCGCTGGGCGGCGATGCGCGTGCGCTCTACCGGGCGAGCCTGGCCAATTACGCCGCCGCCGCCATGTTGATGCCCTATGACGCCTTCTACCGGGCCGCCGAGACCGCGCGCTATGACATCGACGTGCTGCGCCGGCGCTTTTCCGTGAGCTTCGAGCAGGTCTGCCACCGGCTCACCACGCTGAACCGGCCCGGCGCGCGCGGCATCGCCTTCTTCATGATTCGCGTGGATCCGGCCGGCAATGTGTCAAAACGCTTTGGCGGCGGGGTGCTGGCCTTCGCCCGGTCCGGCGGGGGGTGCGCCCGCTGGCGGGCGTATGACGCGTTCCGCGCGCCCGAGCGCATTCATGTGCAGGGACTGGAGCTGCCGGACGGATCCCGTTTCATCTCCATCGCGCGGGCCGTGACGCGCGCCCTGCCGTCGGGCGGGGCGGCGCTGGCGGCCATTGCGCTGGGCTGTGAGGCCAAGGAGGCGGGGCGCATCGCGTATGCGCCGGTTGATTTCACGCCGGTGGGCCTGTCCTGCCGCCTGTGCGAGCGCGCCGATTGCGCCGAGCGCGCTTTCCCGCCGCTGCAGCGGCCTTTACGGGTCGATCCGCACTTCCATGGGGCCGCGCCCTTCGCATTTGCACACGACTAG
- a CDS encoding MmgE/PrpD family protein — protein sequence MSGQSDTLTLTRRLAARLARPVDARVRARAALHVLDWAGCAVAGAPSPAGQAMAAALAGEGGGQCTLVGAGRGASPLTAAMLNGALGNVLEMDDVDKRAILHPGPSVMPAALAACEASGADAAAFLDAVVRGYEAVIALGRAVGPGHYAFWHNTGTCGPFGAAAAAASVLGLDEWRTAHALGLAATQASGFWQTRHEPASMAKQLHTARAAHAGLSAAQLSAQGFDGPLAILEGPQGFFAATCPGADPEDVMADHGAPWLIEQVSFKPWPACRHAHAAIDAALAARAAGIKADEIRAAEIVTYSDAIKFCDRPEPASVIQAKFSLQHALAVTLLRGEPQLADFDPDAFKDAPVRALASRVSVREGAPYASAYPARYGAGLSLTLTGGTVRMFDQPDALGDPENPLSLDQLAAKARRLALHGGLDASGADDLVKAALALSDGGSLAAFSAALARPVCEVTRS from the coding sequence ATGTCCGGACAAAGCGACACACTCACCCTGACCCGGCGCCTGGCCGCGCGCCTCGCCCGCCCTGTGGATGCGAGGGTTCGGGCGCGTGCGGCGCTGCATGTGCTGGACTGGGCGGGCTGCGCGGTGGCTGGCGCGCCGAGCCCGGCGGGACAGGCCATGGCGGCGGCGCTGGCGGGCGAAGGCGGCGGGCAATGCACGCTGGTCGGCGCCGGGCGCGGGGCGTCGCCACTCACCGCCGCCATGCTCAACGGCGCGCTGGGCAATGTGCTGGAGATGGATGATGTGGACAAGCGCGCCATCCTGCATCCGGGGCCAAGCGTCATGCCCGCCGCCCTGGCCGCCTGCGAGGCGTCGGGCGCGGACGCGGCAGCCTTTCTCGACGCCGTGGTGCGCGGCTATGAGGCCGTCATCGCGCTGGGCCGGGCCGTGGGGCCCGGCCATTATGCTTTCTGGCACAATACCGGTACGTGCGGACCCTTCGGCGCCGCCGCCGCAGCGGCCAGCGTGCTGGGCCTGGATGAATGGCGCACCGCCCACGCGCTGGGCCTCGCCGCCACACAGGCCTCCGGCTTCTGGCAGACGCGCCATGAGCCCGCCTCCATGGCCAAGCAGCTGCACACCGCCCGCGCCGCCCATGCGGGGCTGTCCGCCGCGCAATTGTCGGCGCAGGGCTTTGACGGGCCGCTGGCGATCCTGGAAGGCCCGCAGGGCTTCTTCGCCGCCACCTGCCCCGGCGCCGACCCTGAAGATGTCATGGCCGATCACGGCGCGCCCTGGCTGATCGAACAGGTCAGCTTCAAGCCCTGGCCCGCCTGCCGCCACGCCCACGCCGCGATTGATGCCGCGCTGGCCGCCCGCGCCGCCGGGATCAAGGCGGATGAGATCAGGGCGGCGGAGATCGTCACGTATAGCGACGCGATCAAGTTCTGCGACCGGCCAGAACCCGCCAGCGTCATCCAGGCGAAATTCTCCCTCCAGCATGCGCTTGCCGTGACGCTTCTGCGGGGAGAGCCGCAACTGGCTGATTTCGACCCCGACGCCTTCAAGGACGCGCCCGTCCGCGCACTCGCCAGCCGCGTGAGCGTGCGCGAGGGCGCGCCCTATGCGAGCGCCTATCCGGCCCGTTATGGCGCCGGGCTCAGCCTGACGCTCACTGGCGGCACGGTGCGCATGTTTGATCAGCCCGACGCGCTGGGCGATCCGGAAAACCCGCTCTCTCTCGACCAACTGGCCGCCAAGGCGCGCCGCCTCGCCTTGCATGGCGGTCTGGACGCCTCCGGCGCCGATGATCTCGTCAAGGCCGCGCTCGCCCTCTCTGACGGCGGATCGCTGGCGGCGTTCAGCGCGGCGCTGGCGCGTCCGGTCTGTGAAGTAACCCGTTCATGA
- a CDS encoding MmgE/PrpD family protein encodes MSAPEAFARHVLGLDWNAVPAPAQAAAQAFLLDTLAVGIAGRRAWLADEVLGVARSWGAADADTPSAHVMGGGPRLPAPSAAFVNGFQIHCQEYDCVHEPAVVHPMAVIGAALMAEAEARPVSGADFLAALTGAVDVAAGLGVAALSPIRFFRPATAGLFGATLGIARLRGASLDQALDALGYALAQAAGTMQAHVEGKPALPLQIAGAARAALVANDLAGAGIPGPHDVFEGPFGYLSLFEERSDLAPVIALLGQTFRIAEVSYKPFPTGRAAQGGIVLMQRLRESGVAARDIRSIRLIAPPLIERLVGRPAHGDMQVNYARLCFGYCGALALRTGQVRLDGFTPEALRDSETLALAARIEVVSDGSVNPAAFTPQTLAVRPTSGEAHTLTLDALYGSPADPMRGDDIAAKRAECLAFGLIGPQPCLDASLQEAVAALPRAASTDTLTALISGRTA; translated from the coding sequence ATGAGCGCCCCCGAAGCCTTCGCCCGCCATGTGCTGGGGCTGGACTGGAACGCCGTTCCGGCGCCGGCGCAGGCTGCGGCGCAGGCCTTCCTGCTGGACACGCTGGCGGTGGGAATCGCCGGCCGCCGAGCCTGGCTCGCCGATGAGGTGTTGGGCGTCGCGCGCAGCTGGGGCGCGGCGGATGCCGATACGCCGTCGGCCCATGTAATGGGCGGTGGACCGCGCCTGCCCGCGCCGTCAGCGGCTTTCGTCAACGGCTTCCAGATCCATTGCCAGGAATATGACTGCGTGCATGAACCCGCCGTGGTTCATCCCATGGCGGTGATCGGCGCGGCCCTGATGGCTGAGGCCGAGGCGCGCCCGGTTTCGGGCGCGGATTTTCTGGCCGCGCTGACCGGCGCGGTGGATGTGGCTGCGGGACTGGGCGTCGCAGCCTTGAGCCCGATCCGGTTCTTCCGGCCCGCCACAGCCGGGCTGTTCGGCGCCACGCTGGGCATTGCGCGCTTGCGCGGGGCGAGCCTCGATCAGGCGCTCGATGCGCTGGGCTATGCGCTGGCCCAGGCCGCCGGGACCATGCAGGCCCATGTGGAGGGAAAGCCCGCTTTGCCCCTGCAGATCGCCGGCGCCGCACGCGCCGCTCTGGTGGCGAATGATCTGGCAGGCGCCGGGATACCCGGCCCCCATGACGTGTTCGAGGGGCCGTTCGGCTATCTGTCGCTGTTTGAAGAGCGCAGCGATCTGGCGCCGGTCATCGCCTTGCTGGGCCAGACCTTCCGCATCGCAGAGGTCTCCTACAAACCCTTCCCCACCGGCCGCGCGGCCCAGGGCGGCATTGTCCTCATGCAGCGCCTTCGCGAGAGCGGCGTTGCGGCGCGCGACATCCGCTCCATCCGCCTCATTGCCCCGCCCCTGATCGAGCGCCTCGTCGGCCGCCCGGCTCATGGGGACATGCAGGTCAATTACGCCCGGCTTTGCTTTGGCTATTGCGGCGCGCTGGCGCTGCGCACCGGTCAGGTCAGGCTCGACGGCTTTACGCCTGAGGCCTTGCGCGATTCGGAAACGCTGGCCCTCGCCGCGCGCATCGAGGTGGTCAGCGACGGGTCTGTCAATCCTGCCGCCTTCACGCCCCAGACGCTGGCAGTGCGCCCGACAAGCGGCGAGGCGCACACGCTCACCCTCGACGCGCTCTACGGGTCGCCCGCCGATCCGATGCGCGGTGACGACATCGCCGCCAAACGTGCCGAATGCCTCGCTTTTGGACTCATCGGACCGCAACCATGTCTCGACGCGTCCCTGCAAGAAGCCGTCGCCGCCCTGCCACGCGCGGCCTCAACCGATACGCTGACCGCCCTGATCTCAGGGCGAACCGCATAA
- a CDS encoding RHS repeat-associated core domain-containing protein, with protein sequence MGNHGDQLGRLTTATGPWGSGAYTYDALNNLTTRTLGSRVVEMQYDASNRLHRHRDTADGHVWRNYAYDSRGNVTNNGAISFTYDRAERPVSISGGASGSFVYDAHGRRVKQVTGGQTIYSVYSAGGTLLYRDNATTSTATDYIRMGGRAIARVRGSHVEWTHADHLGSPAAATSAAGAVLWREDHTPFGEARQGPTQNVDNEGFTGHIADAATGLVYMQARYYDPVIGRFLSSDPVGFAAGGPAYFNRYAYTANDPVNMVDPTGEFGVPGAAIGAIIGGGAELIRQRAAGESLNLGRAGIAAVGGAVAGATGAYIAAGAVAIGGATGVGLAVAANVISQPVIAGATQVAMNVEHNLALDSEAGQQPVELASGVPSAMAAAAVTAPMGAVGDIGIARMVAPHAETLAGSAGSTARAIGNGMVDLTGQSNVRLFEGAAHHSSDRVIQDERQ encoded by the coding sequence ATGGGAAACCATGGTGACCAGCTTGGCCGCCTCACCACCGCCACCGGCCCGTGGGGGTCTGGCGCCTACACCTATGACGCCCTCAACAACCTCACCACCCGCACGCTGGGCAGCCGCGTGGTGGAGATGCAGTACGATGCGTCCAACCGCCTCCACCGTCACCGCGACACGGCGGATGGCCATGTCTGGCGCAATTACGCCTATGACAGCCGCGGCAATGTCACGAATAACGGCGCCATCAGCTTCACCTACGACCGCGCCGAGCGCCCGGTCTCGATCTCCGGCGGGGCGTCAGGCAGCTTCGTCTATGACGCCCACGGACGAAGGGTCAAACAGGTGACCGGCGGGCAGACCATCTACTCGGTCTACTCGGCGGGCGGCACGCTCCTCTACCGCGACAACGCCACCACCAGCACCGCGACCGACTATATCCGTATGGGCGGGCGGGCGATCGCCCGGGTGCGCGGCAGCCACGTGGAATGGACCCACGCCGATCATCTCGGCAGCCCGGCTGCTGCCACCAGCGCCGCCGGCGCCGTGCTCTGGCGTGAAGACCACACCCCGTTCGGCGAGGCCCGCCAGGGCCCCACCCAGAACGTGGACAATGAAGGGTTCACAGGCCACATCGCCGACGCCGCCACGGGCCTCGTCTACATGCAGGCACGATACTACGACCCGGTGATCGGGCGGTTCCTTAGCAGTGATCCGGTCGGATTCGCCGCGGGCGGGCCAGCGTATTTTAATCGGTATGCGTATACGGCGAATGATCCGGTGAATATGGTTGATCCGACCGGAGAATTTGGCGTACCGGGCGCTGCCATCGGTGCGATTATCGGGGGAGGGGCTGAGCTCATTCGTCAACGCGCAGCAGGAGAGTCCCTCAATCTTGGTCGCGCGGGGATCGCGGCTGTAGGGGGTGCAGTCGCAGGAGCGACCGGTGCTTACATTGCTGCTGGCGCTGTCGCGATCGGTGGCGCGACAGGTGTTGGCTTAGCTGTCGCTGCAAATGTCATTTCTCAACCAGTAATTGCTGGAGCAACACAGGTCGCAATGAACGTCGAGCACAATCTTGCCCTCGACTCCGAGGCTGGTCAGCAACCAGTGGAATTGGCTTCTGGCGTTCCAAGCGCAATGGCGGCAGCGGCAGTTACGGCACCAATGGGTGCTGTGGGAGATATCGGCATTGCCAGAATGGTTGCGCCGCATGCAGAAACATTGGCAGGCTCAGCTGGCTCAACTGCCCGAGCAATAGGAAATGGTATGGTGGATCTAACGGGTCAATCAAACGTGCGTTTATTTGAAGGTGCTGCCCACCATTCTTCAGACCGTGTGATTCAAGATGAACGTCAGTAA
- a CDS encoding YD repeat-containing protein translates to MWTYLYDNADRLTRETLAIDGRSYQTDYAFNPNGAMISQTTPGGRTVSYQPDGLGRATRASDAWRIDLQCVGCSRQQGGRASAEIRRRENQEP, encoded by the coding sequence GTGTGGACCTATCTCTACGACAATGCCGACCGTCTGACGCGCGAGACCCTGGCCATAGACGGGCGCAGCTATCAGACCGATTACGCCTTCAACCCCAACGGGGCGATGATCTCCCAGACCACGCCGGGCGGGCGCACGGTGAGCTATCAGCCCGACGGGCTGGGCCGGGCGACGCGGGCGTCGGATGCGTGGCGCATCGATCTGCAATGCGTCGGATGTAGTCGGCAACAAGGTGGGCGAGCAAGCGCAGAAATAAGGCGGCGCGAAAATCAAGAACCTTAA
- a CDS encoding amidase, with amino-acid sequence MKSTSADLPLKASQRTWAAQAAAFALGRWSPLEVFDAYARRIASLNPVLNAVLDTRFTAAREEAASSADRWARGAPLSEIDGAVVLVKANIAVEGLPWHAGIKAYERRIAREDAVCVARLKAAGAVIAGTVNMEEAALGAVTDNPWFGRTLNPWGGEGQAITPGGSSGGSGSAVAAGLCIMALGTDTMGSVRIPAAYCGVAGHKPSRGMIDTGGVVALSSTLDHVGPLARSARDLSAFTAALSGQPQRPQKGLTGLTIGRWRFEDALRCDLDVMAAFETALARLDAAGARIVDVRPEHYAYGQSRRAGLLVSEIEALHIHGPQLQKTPEGFSEGLRNLLGWGARQSAEKIDAAYALVRAAEIDAQAWFGACDLVAAPTALEPAFPFGEPAPAGQADLTAFADMAGVPATAVPMGLTKAGLPVSIQFLAPHGRDGLSLRAATQFEMMAGGPLIPPGY; translated from the coding sequence ATGAAATCGACCAGCGCCGACCTGCCGCTCAAAGCCTCTCAACGCACCTGGGCGGCCCAGGCGGCGGCGTTTGCGCTGGGCCGCTGGAGCCCGCTGGAAGTGTTCGACGCCTATGCGCGGCGCATCGCCAGCCTGAACCCGGTGCTGAACGCCGTGCTCGACACCCGTTTCACAGCGGCGCGCGAAGAGGCCGCGTCCAGCGCTGACCGCTGGGCGCGCGGGGCGCCGCTGTCGGAGATCGACGGCGCGGTCGTGCTGGTCAAAGCCAATATCGCCGTCGAGGGCCTGCCCTGGCATGCCGGGATCAAAGCCTATGAGCGGCGCATTGCGCGCGAGGACGCGGTGTGCGTGGCGCGCCTGAAAGCCGCGGGCGCGGTCATCGCCGGGACGGTGAATATGGAGGAGGCGGCGCTGGGCGCCGTCACCGACAATCCGTGGTTCGGGCGCACGCTGAACCCTTGGGGCGGCGAGGGCCAGGCCATCACGCCAGGCGGATCGTCGGGCGGATCGGGCTCGGCTGTCGCCGCCGGGCTCTGCATCATGGCGCTGGGCACCGACACCATGGGATCGGTGCGCATTCCGGCGGCCTATTGCGGCGTGGCCGGCCACAAGCCGAGCCGCGGAATGATAGACACCGGCGGTGTGGTCGCCCTGTCCTCGACGCTCGACCATGTCGGGCCGCTGGCGCGCTCGGCGCGCGATCTGTCAGCCTTCACCGCCGCCCTGTCCGGCCAGCCCCAGCGCCCGCAGAAGGGCCTGACGGGCCTGACCATCGGACGCTGGCGTTTTGAAGATGCGCTCAGATGCGACCTGGATGTTATGGCCGCCTTTGAGACCGCGCTGGCGCGCCTGGATGCAGCCGGCGCGCGCATTGTCGATGTCAGGCCGGAACACTACGCCTACGGCCAGTCGCGCCGCGCGGGCCTTTTGGTGAGCGAGATCGAGGCGCTGCACATTCACGGTCCCCAGCTTCAAAAGACGCCCGAAGGGTTCTCTGAAGGCTTGCGCAATCTGCTGGGCTGGGGCGCGCGGCAAAGCGCCGAGAAAATCGACGCGGCCTACGCCCTGGTGCGCGCAGCCGAAATCGACGCCCAGGCCTGGTTTGGCGCCTGTGATCTGGTGGCGGCGCCCACCGCGCTGGAGCCGGCCTTCCCATTCGGCGAGCCGGCGCCCGCCGGACAGGCCGACCTCACAGCCTTCGCCGACATGGCGGGCGTCCCGGCCACGGCGGTTCCCATGGGGCTGACGAAGGCGGGCCTGCCGGTTTCGATCCAGTTCCTGGCGCCGCACGGACGTGACGGATTGTCTTTGCGCGCCGCCACCCAGTTCGAGATGATGGCGGGCGGGCCGCTGATCCCGCCGGGCTATTGA